One Sediminicola sp. YIK13 DNA segment encodes these proteins:
- the sprA gene encoding T9SS outer membrane translocon Sov/SprA gives MKTGAKSFLSSFLFKLSLIGVIFMTTLQTTSAQETEEQEVDSTKTGVALGRLLMKDPNSIVAKYTYDPKLDRYIYTESVGKYDISYPIILTPEQYQDLVKKEDMKSYFKEKRDAYSGKKAGSEEARKNLLPNFYVNNNFFESIFGGNTIEVIPQGSVAMDLGVIWQKNDNPALSPRNRTNLSFDFDQRISLSMLGKIGERLQVTANYDTEATFDFQNLVKLDYTPTEDDIIQSIEVGNVNMPLNSSLITGAQSLFGVKTKLQFGKTSVTAVFSEQRSQSNTVVAQGGGTLNDYSLSSLDYDEDKHFFISQYFRDNYDRALENYPFIRSQVQITRLEVWVTNRSQQTLNVRNVVALQDLGEAVPSKTRIGRLNGNPPGFFNSSSAGDLPRNNANDYDPALIGNGGALTSQVRDIATVDNGFNIPGYDVNQGFDYAILENARKLENGRDYQFSTQLGYVSLNQRLSNDEVLAVAYQYTFNGEVYQVGEFANGGIDATTVSSGAQSPAINNNTLVLKLLKSNITNVIDPIWDLMMKNIYSTGAFQLSQDDFKLNILYSDPTPRNYITPVDNSPGAGWPNTPKPLEERILLDVFNLDRLNAYNDVQSGGDGFFDFVPGITVDTQSGRIIFTKVEPFGEYLFETLGGGTYDVNDGQGYNVNQQKYVFRNMYAITKAAALQDADKNKFILKGQYKSEGSNGIPIGAFNVPQGSVRVTAGGRQLQEGIDYTVNYQAGTVQILDPSLEASNTPINISVENNAVFGQQSRRFTGVNVEHQFNKNFLLGATLLNLNERPLTQKSNYGVEPVNNSIFGVNGNFSTEVPFLTRLANKLPNIDTDVPSNVSVRGEIAWLQPGSPKNADFEGETTTYVDDFEGAQSLIDIRSSLGWSLASTPVEFADGKSGLETGYQRAKMAWYTIDPIFYTNQRPSGITDSDVSTNPTRRVFIDEVFPQVDIAQGQTTIQSTLDVSYYPNAKGPYNDNPNFAGEQPNSKWGGIMRSLSSTNFEQSNVEFVQFWVLDPYVDGSTTSSGELVFNFGNISEDILKDGRKQYENGLPGVNSNDLVTPTVWGEVPATQSLVYAFDTNETNRGLQDLGFDGLDDAAEGSIYTNNPANDPALDNYQYYLNRDGDILNRYLDFNNPQGNSPVQVTNTNRGSTTLPDVEDIDRDLTMNTVNSYYEYRIAIKPNTTINDKYVTDIKEGVTPQLPNGTTLNRRWIQYKIPLSDFTDAVGGISDFRSISFMRMYLTNFSDNVVLRFATLDLVRGDWRTYTNSLQPEVDNNPADDGTFVDVNTVNIEENNGRTPIPYVLPPGVIREQLNNNNTIIRQNEQSLSFVVENLESEDSRGVFKNVNIDIRQYERLKMFMHAEKIVDSDYTNDETPLVGFLRMGTDFSQNFYQIELPLQFTPFGSSLDTDIWPEVNEIDIALSDLSRVKSLGISNQSLSTVNYYEIVDGEVVAVDEFAPRTAGRARIGIRGNPSLGSLRSVMVGVKNIDNLPARGEVWFNELRLAGLDNNGGWAAVAAVDANIADFANFSATGSRSTSGFGGIDQMPNERSREDAISYDVVTNVNVGQLLPKKWGIQLPFNYGISEQLITPEFDPVYDDLKLEDRVATAGTQAEADAIKEQAEDYTKRTSINLIGVRKNRGEEADANFYDVENFTFNYSYNETDHRDFEIAELRDQNVVTGMVYSHNFKPASVAPFAKQDSLFNGRYLKWLKDLNFNLLPTSIAINSNINRSFNQQRFRDVLEPGVESLDLPVLQQRNYLFNWQYALNYSLSKSLRLNLTASNNNIVRNYFEEAGNEDSGIDPALGLWDGFWDVGEPNRHAQQMQLNYEVPFNKIPALDFINAQYSYTSNFDWQRGGDALNEIARLEPGQENVSINTIQNANTHTITASLGMQKLYDYLGLKKRSTKDVVSVNSTRRDKAGNLSKKAEAEQKAQKKTSGLFNTAVDILTMVKRVNFNYSENNGKVLPGYTRSIGFIGTAKPTIGFVFGSQADVRFEAARNGWLTTFTEFNQQFIERTNKQLNITATAQPIKDLTIDLVADRQYSESYQENFKVNELGDGTFEYENLLGNNFGNFSISTVMIGTSFGKSDEFTSESFEEFKNNRITIANRLVSDRGQGTGQVDADGYPERYGKNQQEVLLPAFFAAYTGQDVNRVNLDAFRDIPIPNWNIKYTGLMQNKWFKKKFKRFSLSHGYRAAYSINSFQTNLEKQNSPIDPENGDFLPDNIINNVVLTDQFNPLMRVDFEMKNSMSVVAEVRTDRALSLSFDNDLLTEINGKEYTVGLGYRFKDVKLVTNIGGEKQRFKGDLNLKADATLRDNVTIIRNLDITNNQITSGQNLLSVKFTADYALSKTLNALFFYDYSFSQFAVSTAFPQSTINTGFTIRYNFGN, from the coding sequence TTGAAAACAGGGGCAAAATCATTTCTTTCATCTTTTCTATTTAAGCTTTCACTAATCGGTGTCATTTTTATGACGACCCTACAAACTACTTCAGCCCAAGAAACGGAAGAGCAAGAAGTAGATTCCACAAAAACAGGAGTGGCCCTCGGGAGACTTTTGATGAAGGACCCCAATAGCATAGTAGCAAAGTATACCTATGATCCCAAATTGGATCGTTATATCTACACGGAAAGTGTCGGGAAATACGATATCAGCTACCCGATCATTCTAACTCCGGAGCAGTACCAGGACCTGGTGAAAAAGGAGGATATGAAATCGTATTTTAAAGAAAAGAGGGATGCCTATTCCGGAAAGAAAGCTGGAAGTGAGGAGGCTCGCAAAAACTTACTCCCCAACTTTTACGTCAACAATAATTTTTTTGAATCAATTTTTGGGGGCAATACTATTGAGGTGATCCCACAGGGATCTGTCGCCATGGACTTGGGTGTTATTTGGCAAAAGAATGACAATCCTGCACTTTCCCCCCGAAATCGTACCAACCTGTCCTTTGATTTTGATCAACGCATAAGTTTGAGCATGTTGGGTAAAATTGGAGAGCGACTGCAGGTTACCGCCAATTATGATACCGAGGCCACATTTGATTTTCAAAATCTGGTAAAGCTGGATTATACGCCCACAGAGGATGATATTATCCAATCCATTGAAGTTGGAAACGTAAATATGCCATTGAATAGCTCCTTGATAACGGGGGCTCAAAGTTTATTTGGGGTAAAAACGAAGTTGCAATTCGGAAAGACCAGTGTAACTGCTGTTTTTTCGGAACAGCGCTCACAAAGTAATACCGTAGTAGCTCAAGGTGGGGGAACATTGAACGATTATTCCCTATCCTCGCTCGACTATGATGAGGACAAGCATTTTTTTATATCCCAGTATTTCAGGGACAACTACGATAGGGCCTTAGAAAATTACCCATTTATCAGAAGCCAGGTACAGATTACCAGGCTCGAAGTATGGGTGACCAACAGAAGTCAGCAGACTTTAAATGTAAGAAATGTTGTGGCCTTACAGGATCTTGGGGAGGCGGTGCCTTCCAAAACTAGAATCGGTAGGCTCAACGGTAACCCGCCAGGTTTTTTTAATTCCTCTTCCGCTGGAGATTTACCGAGGAACAATGCGAATGATTACGATCCGGCCTTAATAGGCAATGGGGGTGCGTTAACTTCTCAGGTGAGGGATATAGCCACTGTAGATAATGGATTTAATATACCGGGATATGATGTCAACCAAGGGTTTGATTATGCCATCTTGGAGAATGCCCGGAAATTGGAAAATGGAAGGGACTACCAGTTCAGTACACAATTGGGATATGTTTCTTTGAATCAACGTTTGAGCAATGATGAGGTTTTGGCCGTTGCCTATCAATATACCTTCAATGGGGAGGTGTATCAAGTAGGTGAATTTGCCAATGGGGGTATAGATGCCACCACTGTTTCTTCAGGGGCACAAAGTCCGGCAATAAACAATAACACCTTAGTGCTGAAGCTCTTAAAGAGTAATATTACCAATGTCATAGATCCTATATGGGACTTAATGATGAAAAACATCTATTCCACAGGTGCTTTTCAATTGAGTCAGGACGATTTCAAATTGAACATTTTATATTCAGATCCTACCCCAAGAAATTACATTACCCCAGTAGATAATTCACCTGGGGCTGGTTGGCCCAATACACCTAAGCCATTGGAAGAACGCATTCTTTTGGATGTTTTTAACCTGGACCGATTGAACGCATACAACGATGTCCAAAGCGGAGGGGATGGTTTTTTTGATTTTGTACCCGGGATTACCGTGGATACCCAATCGGGAAGAATTATTTTCACCAAGGTAGAACCCTTTGGCGAATATTTGTTTGAAACGTTGGGAGGCGGTACCTATGACGTAAATGATGGTCAGGGATACAATGTGAACCAACAGAAATATGTCTTTAGGAACATGTATGCCATCACTAAGGCGGCAGCACTCCAGGACGCAGATAAGAACAAGTTTATTCTTAAAGGTCAGTATAAATCGGAGGGCAGTAATGGTATTCCTATCGGAGCCTTTAACGTACCCCAGGGGTCGGTTAGAGTAACTGCGGGAGGTCGCCAATTGCAGGAAGGGATAGATTACACCGTAAACTACCAAGCGGGAACAGTGCAGATCTTAGATCCAAGCTTGGAGGCTTCCAATACCCCTATTAATATTTCCGTGGAGAACAACGCGGTATTCGGCCAACAGAGCAGAAGGTTTACAGGAGTAAATGTGGAGCACCAATTCAATAAGAACTTTCTATTGGGTGCCACGTTGTTGAACCTTAATGAACGTCCCTTGACCCAAAAATCGAACTATGGGGTGGAGCCGGTAAACAATAGTATTTTTGGCGTTAACGGAAATTTTTCTACCGAAGTGCCATTCCTTACAAGATTGGCCAATAAATTACCCAATATAGATACCGATGTGCCTTCTAACGTATCGGTAAGAGGGGAGATAGCTTGGCTACAGCCCGGATCGCCTAAAAATGCAGATTTTGAAGGAGAAACAACAACGTACGTAGATGATTTTGAGGGGGCACAATCCCTTATAGATATTCGTTCTTCCCTAGGTTGGTCTCTGGCCAGTACCCCGGTGGAATTTGCAGATGGAAAGAGCGGATTGGAAACAGGATACCAAAGGGCAAAAATGGCATGGTATACAATCGATCCCATTTTTTACACCAATCAAAGACCTTCAGGAATTACAGATTCCGATGTATCTACCAATCCGACAAGGAGGGTATTTATTGATGAGGTTTTTCCGCAAGTAGATATTGCCCAAGGACAAACAACGATTCAGAGCACATTGGATGTTTCTTATTACCCAAATGCAAAAGGGCCATACAACGACAATCCAAATTTTGCTGGAGAACAGCCAAATTCTAAATGGGGAGGAATCATGCGTTCCTTGAGCAGTACCAATTTTGAGCAGTCCAATGTGGAGTTCGTCCAGTTTTGGGTGTTGGATCCATATGTGGACGGGAGCACCACCTCCAGTGGGGAATTGGTCTTCAACTTTGGAAACATTTCTGAGGATATACTAAAAGACGGGAGAAAACAATATGAGAATGGTTTGCCGGGCGTAAATAGCAACGATTTGGTAACCCCTACTGTTTGGGGAGAAGTACCTGCAACCCAATCTTTGGTATATGCTTTTGATACCAATGAAACCAATAGGGGATTACAGGATTTAGGTTTTGATGGTCTGGATGATGCTGCAGAAGGATCAATCTATACCAACAACCCCGCAAATGACCCTGCCCTGGATAACTACCAATATTACCTGAATAGGGATGGGGACATTTTAAATAGATATTTGGATTTTAACAATCCGCAAGGAAACTCTCCCGTGCAGGTCACCAATACCAACAGGGGTTCCACCACCTTGCCCGATGTGGAGGATATAGATAGGGACCTTACCATGAATACGGTCAATAGTTATTATGAATATCGTATCGCCATTAAGCCAAATACCACTATTAACGACAAATACGTAACCGATATAAAAGAAGGGGTCACCCCTCAATTGCCCAATGGTACAACATTGAACCGTCGTTGGATACAATACAAAATTCCACTTAGTGATTTTACTGATGCTGTTGGAGGTATTAGTGATTTTAGGTCCATTAGCTTTATGCGTATGTACCTCACTAATTTCTCCGATAATGTGGTCCTTCGTTTCGCGACCTTGGATCTGGTTCGTGGGGATTGGCGTACCTACACAAATTCCTTGCAGCCAGAGGTAGATAACAACCCTGCTGATGACGGTACCTTTGTGGATGTGAATACGGTGAATATTGAAGAAAACAATGGAAGAACGCCTATACCATATGTTCTTCCTCCTGGAGTCATCAGGGAGCAATTGAACAATAACAATACTATAATTCGCCAAAACGAACAATCCCTTTCCTTTGTGGTAGAGAATTTGGAATCTGAAGATTCAAGGGGAGTATTCAAAAATGTGAATATAGATATAAGACAGTATGAGCGTTTAAAGATGTTCATGCATGCCGAGAAAATTGTGGATAGTGATTATACCAATGACGAAACCCCTTTGGTGGGATTCCTTAGAATGGGGACAGATTTTAGTCAAAACTTTTATCAAATAGAACTTCCGTTGCAATTTACCCCTTTCGGGTCTTCCTTGGATACTGACATTTGGCCAGAGGTGAATGAGATCGACATCGCTTTGAGTGACCTCTCCAGGGTGAAGTCTTTGGGTATATCCAACCAATCCTTGAGTACGGTCAATTACTATGAAATTGTGGATGGGGAAGTGGTAGCGGTCGATGAATTTGCACCGAGAACAGCAGGAAGGGCTCGTATTGGAATACGGGGTAACCCATCCTTGGGGAGTTTAAGGAGTGTTATGGTGGGGGTTAAAAACATTGATAATTTGCCTGCTAGAGGTGAGGTCTGGTTCAATGAATTGCGACTTGCCGGTCTGGATAATAATGGGGGATGGGCCGCCGTGGCTGCCGTGGATGCCAATATTGCAGATTTTGCTAACTTCTCGGCTACGGGAAGCAGGAGCACCTCAGGCTTTGGGGGCATAGATCAAATGCCGAACGAGAGATCAAGGGAGGACGCTATTTCCTATGACGTGGTGACCAATGTGAACGTAGGGCAATTGCTGCCAAAAAAATGGGGAATTCAACTGCCGTTCAATTATGGAATATCGGAACAACTAATAACTCCAGAATTTGATCCGGTATATGATGATTTGAAATTGGAGGACAGAGTCGCTACTGCCGGCACCCAGGCCGAAGCCGACGCTATTAAGGAGCAGGCAGAAGATTATACAAAAAGAACGAGTATCAACCTTATTGGGGTTCGGAAAAATAGAGGAGAGGAAGCCGATGCAAATTTTTATGATGTTGAAAACTTCACCTTTAATTACTCCTATAATGAAACAGACCATAGGGATTTTGAAATTGCGGAGTTAAGAGATCAGAACGTGGTAACGGGAATGGTCTACAGCCATAACTTTAAGCCGGCCTCTGTGGCTCCTTTCGCAAAGCAGGATTCTTTGTTCAACGGGAGGTATTTAAAGTGGTTGAAAGATCTAAACTTTAACTTATTGCCAACGAGTATTGCCATCAATTCCAATATCAACAGATCTTTTAACCAACAACGTTTTAGGGATGTATTGGAACCAGGTGTAGAATCTTTGGATCTTCCGGTATTGCAGCAGCGTAACTATCTTTTTAACTGGCAATATGCGCTTAACTATAGTCTGAGCAAATCGCTGCGATTGAACTTAACGGCTTCCAACAATAACATTGTCCGTAATTATTTTGAAGAGGCAGGTAATGAGGATTCGGGAATAGATCCGGCCCTAGGTTTGTGGGATGGTTTTTGGGATGTTGGGGAGCCCAACAGGCATGCACAGCAGATGCAATTGAACTATGAGGTACCTTTTAACAAGATTCCAGCGTTGGATTTTATCAATGCCCAATACAGTTATACCAGTAATTTTGATTGGCAAAGGGGCGGAGATGCACTTAATGAAATAGCACGATTGGAACCGGGGCAGGAAAACGTGTCCATCAATACCATCCAAAACGCCAATACGCATACGATTACCGCCTCTTTGGGGATGCAAAAATTATACGATTATTTGGGGCTGAAGAAAAGAAGTACCAAAGATGTGGTAAGTGTCAATTCCACAAGGAGGGATAAAGCTGGCAACCTTTCCAAAAAAGCCGAGGCAGAACAAAAAGCACAAAAGAAAACCAGTGGCCTATTCAATACTGCCGTGGATATCCTAACCATGGTAAAAAGGGTCAATTTTAATTACAGTGAGAATAATGGGAAGGTACTTCCTGGATATACCAGGTCCATTGGGTTTATAGGTACAGCCAAGCCAACTATTGGTTTTGTTTTTGGGAGTCAGGCCGATGTGCGTTTTGAGGCTGCCAGGAATGGATGGCTGACCACTTTTACAGAGTTCAACCAACAATTTATAGAACGTACCAACAAGCAGTTGAACATCACCGCAACGGCACAGCCCATAAAAGATCTTACCATAGATTTGGTGGCTGATAGACAATATTCAGAAAGCTATCAGGAAAATTTCAAGGTCAACGAGTTGGGAGACGGTACTTTTGAGTATGAAAATTTACTGGGGAACAACTTTGGGAACTTTAGTATCTCTACAGTCATGATAGGTACGTCTTTTGGAAAAAGTGATGAATTTACCTCTGAAAGCTTTGAAGAGTTTAAAAATAACAGAATCACTATTGCCAATAGATTGGTGTCCGATAGGGGACAGGGAACAGGTCAAGTGGATGCCGATGGTTATCCGGAACGATATGGGAAGAACCAACAAGAAGTATTGTTGCCGGCTTTTTTTGCGGCCTACACGGGACAAGATGTAAATAGGGTGAACTTGGATGCCTTTAGGGATATTCCAATTCCTAACTGGAATATAAAGTATACCGGCTTAATGCAGAACAAATGGTTTAAGAAGAAGTTTAAGCGCTTCTCCCTGAGTCATGGATATAGGGCTGCTTATAGTATCAATTCTTTTCAGACCAATTTGGAGAAACAAAACTCTCCTATAGATCCTGAGAACGGGGATTTTCTGCCGGACAATATTATCAATAATGTGGTATTGACAGATCAGTTCAATCCTTTAATGAGGGTCGATTTTGAAATGAAAAATTCTATGAGCGTGGTCGCGGAAGTACGAACAGATAGGGCGTTGTCCCTGAGTTTTGATAACGACCTGCTCACGGAAATCAATGGAAAGGAGTATACTGTTGGCTTGGGATACAGATTTAAGGATGTGAAGTTGGTGACCAATATAGGGGGTGAGAAACAGCGGTTCAAAGGTGATCTCAATTTAAAGGCAGACGCCACCTTAAGGGATAACGTAACCATTATAAGAAATTTGGATATTACCAACAATCAAATTACCTCTGGTCAAAACCTGCTCTCGGTTAAATTCACGGCAGATTATGCGTTGAGCAAAACCTTGAATGCGCTTTTCTTTTATGATTACTCTTTTTCGCAGTTTGCAGTTTCTACAGCATTTCCACAATCAACAATAAACACAGGGTTTACCATAAGATATAATTTTGGTAACTAG
- a CDS encoding VanZ family protein, with amino-acid sequence MLKKSIFTIAFISWMVFITLLSLFSFSEGDLPEFELPFVDKLVHFIFYFMAALLGALFIRERTKGKNDMMKSILTIVIAVVLYGIIIEVLQSELTVDREGDVFDVMANTIGALVGALAIKLVFSGKRQLKWKN; translated from the coding sequence GTGCTTAAGAAAAGCATCTTTACAATTGCATTTATAAGCTGGATGGTGTTCATAACACTGCTCAGCTTATTTTCGTTTTCAGAAGGCGACTTACCAGAATTTGAACTACCTTTTGTGGATAAGCTGGTTCATTTTATCTTTTATTTTATGGCGGCGCTATTGGGGGCTTTGTTCATTAGGGAAAGAACAAAGGGTAAAAATGATATGATGAAATCAATTCTAACAATTGTTATCGCTGTTGTGCTTTATGGTATAATTATTGAGGTATTACAAAGCGAGTTAACTGTTGATAGAGAGGGAGATGTATTTGATGTAATGGCCAATACCATAGGGGCTTTAGTAGGGGCTCTGGCAATAAAACTCGTATTTTCTGGGAAAAGGCAGTTAAAATGGAAAAATTAA
- a CDS encoding MBL fold metallo-hydrolase, which yields MKKIIIRYPLFLAFFTTFLSAQEKEATVTVDTLSNNIYMLTGKGGNVGLFIGENKAYMIDDQYDYMSNSLKQTIAGITNKPLAYLFNTHMHGDHTGGNSNFNSESTTIIAHDNVRKRLKDQAKAEIKNNPLLPEMTFSEDLTLFDGDETIMAFHVHNAHTDGDAMIYFLKDNVLHMGDTYFAMRYPFIDLKSGGSAEGYIKAHKKALLLIDESTKIIPGHGRPSNKKELETYVLMLEDIKATITEEIKQGKTLDEVKNNIGITSKYDAVHGGGFIKPEIIRETFYKSLANK from the coding sequence GTGAAGAAAATAATTATACGCTATCCTCTGTTTTTAGCCTTTTTTACCACATTTCTTAGTGCCCAGGAAAAAGAAGCAACAGTCACAGTTGACACCCTTTCCAACAATATTTATATGCTGACCGGAAAAGGAGGCAATGTTGGACTCTTTATTGGAGAAAATAAGGCCTACATGATCGATGACCAATACGATTATATGAGCAACTCGTTAAAACAAACGATAGCTGGGATAACCAACAAACCTCTCGCCTATTTATTCAACACCCATATGCATGGAGATCATACCGGAGGGAATTCTAATTTTAATTCAGAATCAACTACTATCATCGCGCACGATAATGTTCGAAAGCGTCTAAAAGACCAGGCTAAGGCAGAAATTAAGAACAACCCCTTGTTACCGGAGATGACCTTTTCTGAAGATCTTACCCTTTTTGACGGTGATGAGACCATTATGGCGTTCCATGTACATAACGCACATACCGATGGGGATGCGATGATCTATTTTCTAAAAGATAATGTATTACATATGGGCGACACCTATTTTGCCATGCGTTATCCATTTATTGATCTCAAAAGCGGAGGATCCGCGGAGGGCTACATCAAAGCACATAAAAAAGCTTTGTTATTGATTGATGAAAGCACCAAAATAATCCCTGGCCACGGTAGACCATCCAATAAAAAAGAATTGGAGACTTACGTTTTAATGTTAGAAGATATAAAAGCAACAATAACCGAGGAAATCAAGCAAGGAAAAACTTTGGATGAGGTAAAGAACAACATTGGAATTACCTCAAAATACGATGCGGTTCACGGCGGCGGCTTCATTAAGCCTGAAATAATCCGTGAAACATTCTATAAGAGCTTGGCAAATAAGTAG
- the gcvH gene encoding glycine cleavage system protein GcvH, producing the protein MSVPSELKYTKDHEWIKIEGDIATVGITDFAQGELGDIVYVEVETLDETLDKEEIFGTVEAVKTVSDLFLPLSGEIIEFNSMLEDEPEKVNTDPYGEGWMIKVKISDLSEVEGLLSDADYKELIGA; encoded by the coding sequence ATGAGCGTACCATCCGAATTAAAGTATACCAAAGACCACGAGTGGATTAAGATTGAAGGGGATATTGCAACTGTGGGAATCACAGATTTTGCCCAAGGGGAATTGGGAGATATTGTTTACGTAGAGGTAGAGACCTTGGATGAAACTTTGGATAAGGAAGAAATATTTGGAACGGTAGAGGCTGTTAAAACAGTTTCCGATCTTTTTCTGCCTTTGAGTGGAGAGATTATTGAGTTCAATTCAATGTTGGAAGATGAGCCGGAAAAAGTGAACACCGATCCTTACGGAGAGGGATGGATGATAAAAGTAAAAATAAGTGACCTATCGGAGGTTGAAGGTTTACTTAGTGATGCCGATTACAAAGAATTGATCGGTGCTTAA
- the ruvA gene encoding Holliday junction branch migration protein RuvA, giving the protein MVTHLKGKLVEKNPTHVVIECSGVGYFVNISLHTFSKIGDSESIMLFTHLQVKEDSHTLFGFAEKSEREIFRLLLSVSGIGSSTARTMLSSLSPGQVRDAIALGDVPTIQGIKGIGAKTAQRVILDLKDKILKIYDIDEVSATSNNTNKDEALSALEVLGFVRKQAEKVVDKVLGQDPSLSVENIIKLALKNL; this is encoded by the coding sequence ATGGTGACCCATTTAAAGGGGAAATTAGTTGAGAAAAATCCTACCCATGTAGTCATTGAGTGCTCAGGGGTAGGATATTTTGTTAATATTTCCTTACATACATTTTCCAAAATTGGCGATTCGGAAAGCATCATGCTTTTCACCCATTTACAGGTGAAGGAAGATTCGCATACCTTATTTGGATTTGCCGAAAAATCTGAACGTGAAATATTTAGACTTTTATTGTCTGTTTCGGGGATAGGATCCAGTACGGCACGGACCATGTTATCCTCCTTGTCACCCGGTCAAGTTAGGGACGCAATTGCTCTTGGTGATGTCCCCACAATACAGGGAATAAAAGGGATCGGGGCAAAAACTGCCCAAAGGGTAATCTTGGATTTGAAGGATAAAATTCTCAAAATTTATGATATAGATGAAGTTTCGGCTACTTCAAACAATACAAACAAAGATGAAGCGTTATCAGCATTAGAGGTTCTTGGATTTGTCCGTAAACAAGCAGAAAAAGTGGTGGATAAAGTTTTGGGTCAAGATCCCTCACTAAGCGTCGAGAATATAATAAAACTGGCGCTTAAAAATTTGTAA
- a CDS encoding energy transducer TonB codes for MKENKSKTGGAHGNGYPREVANGANPKGKKHDANLQKTGFLRFQLGLIIALLLAYFGLEASFRALDETVATVDLMVPELLEYHPDLDRIQVEKELKVTEETQKVVNPTEFKEVDNDAVIEEGKEFIQVPSKDSHNPELNPDDIFVEKKPDEIEEIPFILLEDVPIFPGCEKVKDKRECFNEMMQQHILNNLKYPEFAVENNIQGRVNVVFKINEFGEVTNIRMRGPSAVLEDEAKRLMGILPKMTPGKQRGRAVRVPFSIPIYFKLK; via the coding sequence ATGAAAGAAAACAAATCAAAGACTGGTGGTGCCCACGGCAATGGGTACCCCAGAGAAGTCGCCAATGGTGCAAACCCAAAAGGGAAAAAGCACGATGCAAATTTACAAAAAACTGGCTTTCTCAGATTTCAATTGGGATTAATTATTGCTCTTCTTCTTGCCTATTTTGGATTGGAAGCTTCCTTTAGGGCTTTGGACGAAACAGTAGCCACGGTCGATTTAATGGTACCCGAATTGTTGGAATACCATCCAGACTTGGATAGGATCCAGGTGGAGAAGGAGCTAAAAGTCACGGAAGAAACCCAGAAAGTAGTAAATCCTACCGAATTTAAGGAAGTAGATAATGATGCCGTGATTGAGGAAGGGAAAGAGTTTATTCAAGTCCCTTCGAAAGATTCACATAACCCTGAATTAAATCCTGATGATATTTTTGTGGAGAAGAAGCCCGATGAGATCGAGGAAATTCCATTCATTCTTTTGGAGGATGTCCCAATTTTTCCTGGTTGTGAAAAAGTAAAAGATAAAAGGGAATGTTTCAACGAAATGATGCAGCAACATATTCTCAATAATTTAAAATACCCTGAATTTGCGGTAGAAAATAATATTCAAGGAAGGGTCAATGTTGTTTTTAAAATTAATGAGTTTGGGGAAGTGACCAATATTAGGATGAGAGGACCCTCAGCAGTGCTAGAGGATGAAGCAAAAAGATTGATGGGTATACTCCCAAAAATGACACCCGGTAAACAAAGAGGAAGGGCTGTACGGGTTCCTTTTAGTATCCCTATCTATTTTAAATTAAAATAG
- a CDS encoding energy transducer TonB, which produces MEPKKNPKADLTKNSGMYFVIGLAVVMLIIWRALEWKTYDEQTTYDVSMNVEDMLDEEVPMTEQIKTPPPPPPPAAPEIITVVEDEVEVEETVIKSTETSQEEEIIEVDDIAVEDVEEDIDVPFAVIEDVPVFPGCENEKDKRACFNDMMQQHIRKNFRYPEIAQEMGVQGRVSVMFVIQKDGSIGNVRMRGPDQNLEKEAERIISKLPRMTPGKQRGRAVRVPFSIPITFKLQ; this is translated from the coding sequence ATGGAACCAAAAAAGAATCCAAAAGCAGATTTGACAAAAAACAGCGGCATGTACTTTGTTATAGGCTTAGCTGTTGTAATGTTGATTATATGGCGTGCTTTGGAATGGAAGACTTACGATGAACAAACTACTTATGACGTTTCTATGAACGTAGAAGATATGTTGGATGAAGAAGTTCCAATGACAGAGCAAATAAAAACTCCGCCGCCACCGCCACCACCAGCAGCACCGGAGATTATTACGGTTGTTGAAGATGAGGTTGAGGTTGAGGAGACAGTAATAAAATCTACTGAAACTTCCCAAGAAGAGGAAATCATTGAAGTGGATGATATCGCAGTAGAGGATGTAGAAGAAGATATCGATGTGCCTTTCGCGGTTATTGAAGATGTTCCTGTTTTTCCAGGTTGTGAAAACGAGAAGGATAAAAGAGCATGTTTCAATGATATGATGCAACAACACATCCGTAAAAACTTCCGTTACCCTGAAATTGCCCAAGAAATGGGGGTTCAAGGTAGAGTTAGTGTAATGTTCGTGATCCAAAAAGATGGTAGTATCGGAAACGTTAGAATGCGTGGACCTGACCAAAACCTGGAAAAAGAAGCAGAAAGAATTATCAGTAAATTACCAAGAATGACTCCTGGTAAACAAAGGGGTAGAGCTGTAAGGGTTCCATTTAGTATTCCAATTACCTTTAAGCTACAGTAA